Sequence from the Arvicola amphibius chromosome 3, mArvAmp1.2, whole genome shotgun sequence genome:
catcaacaaaagtGATGTTTTCTATGTGTCCACCCCATTTTGAGCAAATGCAGAGCGACTGCATCACGTGCCCCGGAGTTCCCAGGGTCTCTGATGAAGCTGGGAAACGATAGAGATACCCCCCATGGGAAAGTAGCTCCAGAACAGCAGGGTTTTCCTCCAGCAGCCCCACAGTGACAGCTTGCAGAGGGCCTAATGGAGCTGTGGGTGCGAGCACCACCCCGAGCTAAATAAAGCTGGGGACTTAAATCCTGGCTCCCCTGGGACAGCTTGACGTCTTTGCATTTCAGTTCACCTGACTATAAAACCAGGGTGGACTCAGTGCCTACCCAGAATCATTCTTGGGGGAATTAAACAGGATCTGTACACAGTGCTTGGGGTGCTTAAGACACGGTGTAATGGCAACTAAATTCAGACTTTGCTGATGAAGTCATGAAGGATTTTACCTGTGACCTTGTAATACCACAGATCCATACAAAGAAGCATTTATGTCAATGTTCACAGTGACCGTAATACACGTCCATGAGAATAAACACCATGTGCAAATGTAGGGCAGGTATTTCTTGACATGATTATTGTTAATGTCTTACTGACCTTGAGATTGGAGCTTGCATAACCAAAAGCACAGGAAGGCAGTCCTTTTTATTCCTTATTGTCTGCTCACTCACTGAGATAGGCTTaccttgtagctcaggctgatcaGGAACTCACAATTCACCTGCCTCGGCTTCTCAAATcctaggattacagacacatgccaccacacctagctcttgGAGGCCATCCTTGTAGGCAAAGAATAAATGCACAAACCCTGCTCTGTCTCTTGTAAAAGCTTCCGCCAGAGAGATGACATCTGGGGCCACTGATTAAAGGCTCACGAGAAAAGCCATGGGCAGGTGCAGCTCAATTCTCAGATGCTCGGCCTGTAGGGAACCATCTCAGTTCCCTCCCACGTATGTTTTCACCCTCAACTGTTCTGTGCTCTGGCTGTAGACTCCCTAGCCACCCTTTCTCTAGCTACCACTGGAGGAGAACAGTTCTCCTTTGATGTTATTATGTTCAACTAGATGCATTCCGCTCAGCTCTTCTAAAGTCATAAGCTTAATCATTAACAGAATGGGTTTTTAAGCTTGTATTTGTTTTCCTTGTGAGTATGGAACTCCTTTCTGAAACGGCTGGAGTAAGCGGGGTCAACTGTATGTAGCAAAGTGAGTCTCGTCGCACATTTGGATGGAGTTTGAACTCTTCATTCCTCCTATAAAGTAGAGCTTTCTGGAATCTACCAGATTAGGAGAAAGGCAATGATGAGCCCCGCAGGCTCCCCTTTGCCTCCCTTGACCAGCCTCCTGCAGCTCACATCCATTGGCTGGAGGAAACAAAGAAGCAATATCCACCCTCTCTTACATAGTAACTTCTGCTCAAAGCGCCCTTCCTGGCCCTTTCTTCTCAGTATGTCATAGTGTGTCATTGTAGCTACTGTGCAACACTGCAGACCCAGATCTTCACTCTACTTGCTGGCTTTAAGGTTCTGTGTGAGCCGTAAACACTTCCATCCCCTATATAATCTGTGTGACTATCGTGACCCTGCTATACGGGAAGTTCCCAAATACAATGTGTGTGACTCTCTTAAAAATCTCCACTTAcaaattttggttatttttatactttaacattttaaataacatttggcTTTAGAGATTttgtttaagattttgttttcttttaaatagtgtgtgcatgtgtgcatgcctgtggaggccagaagagggcgtcagaatCTCTgtgtctggagttacaggcggttgtgagccgcctgacctggatactgggaatcaaacacaggtcctctggaagagcagcatgtgctcttaacggctgagccgtctctccagccctggctttagACTTTTATACagttggtggtcctggattctgcaAGTGAGGCAGATGACCCATGAGTTAACCCTGGTGTCTCTGAGTGCGCCGGTCCTGATTGGGCCTCTTGTCCCAGCATCAACATCAGTCCTGATTATTTCGCTCTCTGACAGTGTCCACGACCAGACATCTTATGTCAGTGCTGTAccactctgcctcctgctgctAGAAGGAAACTCCTGGGCCATTTGCAAAGAAAAGAAGCTGTTTGGTGCAACACTGAGCAAGCTGAAAACCCAAACAGCAAGGCACAGCCCTTTCATTCAGCCATACTTTCTCATCTTTTCTGCTGGGGCTAAGGCACAACAGATCAGTCTCGGGCCAGCTGGTTAACAGCAAGCCTGGACACTGTGGATTCTTATTATTTATcattgataataaaaaaaaaaaagctggttggATAGTAGCTGGACAAGAAGAGTTTGAGTGTGAGGGAGAGCCAGAggaggagaattttgggaagaagggcagagtcagaaagttGCTGGCAGGCACACAGAGAGCAAGATGGGCAcactgtactgagaaaaggtgccaagccatgtggcaaagcataaatagaaatgtgggttaatttacGTGTAAGAGTAAGCTAGTAAcaaacctgagctattggccaagcatttataatttatattaagcctccgagtcaattatttgggaaaCAACTGCCAGATAATTGGTAACAGGCAAATGGGAGAGAAACATTCAATTATACCTGAAGGTCTCAGGGTCTGGGGATCTGGGGGCCTCGGGTAGAGGGCCACCATAATAGGGGTCTCAGCTAGACCATCCCTGTTAGCATATGGCATTGTGGAGCCAGCAGCTAGGAGTATTTAGAATTCAGTTTCTTTACCAATaaaatgtgtctttaaaaaaaaaacttgggaggTTAAATCATACAAAATCATGAGGCATAGACCTGTGATAATTAATATTGATTATCAGCTTGGTGTGatttaaaatcaccatggaaacatactTCTGGGCATGTCAATAAGGGCATTTCCAGAAAAAGTTTAACTGAGCAAGGAAGAACTACCCTGAATGTGAGTGGCATCATGCCATTAACTGAGTACATATGGGGGACAGCAGAGCAAGCTGAATTAGATCAGCATCCATTTCTGCTTTCCGACTGTGGATGCACTGTGACCACCTGCATCTGGCTCCCACCCCCATGCCTTCCCCCACCATGACTAAAATCAAGTTAGGGAGGAAATGGTTGATCTCACTCACAGCTCCatgtaacagttcatcatcaaagagcTTGAGAGCAGGGTCCcccacagggcaggagcctggaggcaggagctgatgcagaggccgccATAGAGCAGTGCCGCTTACTGGCTAGCTCATCATGgcgtgctcagcctgcttttcttagAGAACtgaggaccactagcccagggatggcaccacccaccatgggctgggccctctccatCAATCCCTAAAGACACTCTAGGTTTTGCCTGCAGCCATATCTTACAAAGACGTTTTTTCTTGATCAACATTCCCTCCTTtttggtgactctagcttgtgtcaagttgacataaaactagccagtgcacCTTTCCTGAGTTGCCTTACCAGGCATTTTGTCAGAACAAGGAGAAAAGCAGTTGGTACTGATGCCTGCCCAGCCTCTTTCAGGGTCAGCTTTTCACCATTCGATGCAGCCTGCGTGCTTGAAGGAACTCTCAGGTAGTTGCAGGCAGATACTTCTACCCTCTTGCCCTTCCTTagtgatgaggatgatgatgatagcAGTGGTGGGGGCTGCtgcaaatgataaaaataaaagaacggTTATAGAATGAAGTCATAAACAAACCCATCAGGAGATCGGGGCAAACAGACCTTGGGTCCTCTTCGCTTTGATTTCACCAATAGTCGGAATTGTTCTTAGTACAAAACACGGTGTAGGTGCCGCTGAATCAAGACTCCCAGGGCCTCCCTGGAACCCCCCTCTCCTAGTGCAGTGCCAGGCGGGCATGTACCTTCTGCTCCTCTGTACCAGTTAGGCTGGCTCCCCCATTGCACATCTATCCTCAAATCTGACTTCCTTCGGGTCTGTGTCTTCTCAGTGACCTCACCAGTTATTTTCCACgttgaaaattcaaaatttagTAAAAGATGTCAGAAGTAGAAATGCAAGGTGCTGGCATCCAAAAGGAACAAGAACTGAGCAGCCCCAGCTCCTTAGCATCCACAAACCGGCAGCGGCAGTATAACCTGACGCCAGTTAGGACGGCATAGGGATATACTCTGCACTTGAGGGATTGGTTTCGCCTTCGCAATTGGGCCACACTCGCAGCACACTGGAACCTTCACAGTTCGAACTAATCTGGAATATCTTTTAGTTGAAATTTTCACCGGATTTCAAATGTGAGTTTCCAaggctaaaggaaaaaaagaggcaggaaggtctgGGAATCTGCAGGTGGAAGACGGATCCCTCCCTTATTCGAGCATTGGGAAGGTTCCTAACGGAGAACTgtcttggggatgggggtggtgcTGCTCAGAAGATCCTTTCCCGCCCTCGGCGCCGTTCAGCACCAGAGAAGGCATTTGATATGCTTCTCCGTAGCATTTTGAAAAGCTTCCACTGCGCACAGCCTGGCCACGGAGAGCGGAGAGTCTGTTGCCAGCAGGCAGGAGGGGAGCGGCCCAGTGAGAGCTGGGTGGGTTGGCTAAAAGGTTTGCTCCAAGTCGTGACTTGGAGGCTGTGCTTTTAGGTTTGGGACTGGTCTGGCCTCTCATCCCGCTCTCGAGTTGGACTCTTTGATCAGTCCTTAAGAAAGTGTCCCTCCTGCCATCCTCCGCTCCCACCCGCCCCAGAACTGTTGCGTAGAAACATTGGGCTCGTCCGTCCGATTGGAAGCATTAATAAAGAGGTAGATTTCCGTCGTTCCCCTCAACGTTGTCCTAAGGAGGTTAAATGGGCTATGAGACCGGGACCCCAGACATAGCATCCAGAATTGGGGACAGAGAACGCAGTGATTCCGAGACCCTATTAGCGTGCTCAGGCCAAGCCATCTCCGGCTCCCCAGCTCAGGCAGCTCGTGCGCAGCCCAGAGCCAACGATGCGGGCGCGCACCACTGTCTCCCCCCAGCGGCCACGCGTGTGTCGCCACAGGAACCCGGCGGCGGGGGTGGCACGGCGCAGTCAAACCCGCGGCTCCGCCCCGCGCCTCCCCCCTCCCGGACGGCAGTGCCGCCCCCTCCGCGCCGCGCTCGGCTCAGACGGAGCAGCCGCCTCTGCAATGTCAGCAGCCGCAGCGGCGGCGGCGACGAGAGCGGCAGTGGCCCGGGCCCCGCGGTAGCCGCCAGCGCCGCACGGCCCGGCACGCGCACAGCGCGACTCCGCGGCCACCTCGCGGCCTCCGGGGTGCCGTGAGCGGCTCTGCGCTCCTCGGTACTGCTCTTGGACACCGGGCCAGCCGGTCTGCAGCCACGCACAAAGGACCACGGACACCGGGCGTCCGGGAACTGCGCCCTGGGACCGGCCAGGGGAAGCAGCGGCTCCGCGTCTCCACGCCTCTCCTCCTTGGGCGGCCGGAGCCCTCGCCGGAGCGGGCCCGTCATATGACAGCGGCGACACAGCGGCCAGCGAGCGCCGGTGTTACCAGCTCCTCCGCTGCGCCACGGCCGACCGCTCCTGGGGTGGCCCTCGCCGCGCCCCGCTGAGCGGTCGCCTGCCGCCGCCCCAAACCCCGCGCGTCCCACCTATCCAGCTCCGGTGTCAGGAGACCCGGGGAGCCCCCCGCCAGAACCGAGCCTAAGATGGCCACGCTGCTCCGTAAAATCGGGCTCATTCGCCTGCACAACCGGGACACGGAGGACCCCAAGCACCACCATAACCACCGCGGCGGAGGCGGCGGCCAGCAGAGCGCTTCGCTGCGCGGCAAAGGCGGCGGCAAGAGCGGCGGCCacaagcagcaacagcagcagcagcagcagcaacacccCGGGGGCGCGGGCGACGCCAGCCCCGGGCCGGGCAAGGGCAAGAGCAAGCGCTCGGCGGAGCTGGCCGCGCGCGACAAGCAGCCGCAGCCGGCCGCGGGGGCGGCGGGGGCGGCGGGGGCGGCGGGCGCCGGGGGGCCCCGGGAGCGGGCGGCGGGCGCCAGGGCGGGGCCGGGCCCCGCGGTggccgcggcggcggcgggcggcaGCCTGGTGCCCGCGGCGCGCCAGCAGCACTGCACACAGGTGCGCAGCCGGCGGCTCATGAAGGAGCTACAGGACATCGCGCGCCTCAGCGACCGCTTCATCTCGGTGGAGCTGGTGAACGAGAGCCTCTTCGACTGGAACGTGAAGCTGCACCAGGTGGACAAGGACTCGGTGCTGTGGCAGGACATGAAGGAGACCAACACCGAGTTCATCCTGCTGAACCTCACCTTCCCGGATAACTTCCCCTTCTCGCCGCCCTTCATGCGGGTGCTCAGCCCGCGACTGGAGAACGGCTACGTGCTGGACGGCGGCGCCATCTGCATGGAGCTGCTCACGCCGCGCGGCTGGTCCAGCGCCTACACCGTGGAGGCCGTCATGCGCCAGTTCGCTGCCAGCCTGGTCAAGGGCCAGGTAAGGTTGCGGAGCCAGGAGCCAGGGGCcaggggtaggggtgggtgggggttCGAGGCTAGGCCGGAGATGGGAAGCAATGTCTGACCCCTCCAGGGACAAATGAGAGCTGGTCCATCTCATTCTGACTAAGTCTGCCTGGGAACACTTGGTCCCACCGCCTCTGCTTCTTTTCCCTAAggaatttatttcttcctgttcGTTTCTGCAGCCTAGCCCCCCTGATCTCCAGCGAAGGTCTCTCTGGTTTGTTGgttctctttcttgctttccattttctgctcaCTGTCTTCTGCAGGatcctctcttttttcctctacttcttcccCTGGCTACACTtcactccctctttccctttcccttctgatggtccttcttccctcccctcttccatttccacaagttccttttctgttttccaccCTCCTGAGTTTCCCATATTCTCCTGCCCTTCTCCAATTCTCCTCCTCTCCACTGTCTAAGTCTCTGGTCAGCGTGATTACCACAAAGGTGCGAACTTTTCCTGAAGCCTAGGATCTAAGCATCCAACCCAGCACATCATACACAggcacatgcgtgcacacgcgggcagacacacacacacagacagacacaggcgcacacacataaaagcacaTGTACTCAtccacttgcacacatacacacacatatacaggtgtACACACATAAAAGCACATGTATACATTCActctcacacatgtacatgagcacacacacatatacacgcccTCGCACACACTGCacgagcatacacacacacacacacacacacacacacacgtttcttcTTCAAACCTCTCAGGTGGACTCTATTCAGACCACGCCAGCTGCCTACTGCTAAGTCCTCTCCTctactccctccttccctccctcccagcagTCCACCCTTGTAAAGGTGAAAGTTCTCTGGAAAGCCTCTCTTCACACAGAAGTGTGGTCTTTCCTAGTGTTAGATAAGGCCAGACTCCATTCAAGGAAGGCTGCCCTGCCCAGCCCCCATCTCAGCCTGGTACTTGCCCCTTGAAGGAACACCTCTGGTGTATATGCTGGGCCCCAGTCTCTTTCagtcctcctctcttctctttgtttaCTTGTGCCCCCCCTCTACCCCCCTCCGTGGGTGTCAAAGCTAAAGATTCAACCAAGCACAGAAAGGAATGCTAGGCAGATCTGAGCCTCTCACATATTGCATCATGGGGCCACTTTACAGAGAAACAGACCCTAAACTTACAGAGATGCATGGCTTTTCCAAGATAAGCCTCCCACCCAACTGAAGGGAAGGACCTGCTGGGTCTGTTTTCTTATGTTCTGTGTTCTTGACCACACTCAAATCCATGGTGGGCATTTTCTAACATCGTATTATCAAATCACATTTCTATCTGGCTTGGATAGCTTCCGCATGTACAGAGAattcttatttcctttaaaaaaaaaaaagacccccaaTGAACTCCACATGGCCTTTGTACAGCCAGCTTATCATAGTGAATCATTTCTTCCTCGATGCCTGTCACCACCGTTTGACTGTGGGTACACACACTAATTAAACACGCTAATCAAATGGGGCTTATTCTACCCATTTCCCTCACGGCGGAACGCCTGGGGtttagaaaagaatgagaaaggaaaaagaaaggcatcCCAAGGCCTGCGAAAAGGTCGCTGCAtcctgagccatcctgccagttCACCTTTTCCAGGGGTCACAGTCCTGGTAGGAGTAGGCTGGGCATGAGGACCCCAGAGTAGGCGCTATAGCAGAGCAGCCAATACTTTGACAGCCTGCTTCCTTTCCCTCACCATGAGACACTGGCCAGAATACAGTGTGTATGAGATTGAGCGTCTGCCCCGGGAGATGAGGGCTAGCTCTGTTTCCCACTGAGCTTTATACAAGTGCGATGGGAGGACGGTCCCCAGAAATGCCGTGGTCATTTGTTTCTCAATCACTTCTCCTCAGGGAAGATGATGTGGAAGGTCAGAGAAGAGGAATGAAATTTGCTCCATAGACTCAAGTCTGTGGCACTATAGACTTGGGGGGTATTTAAGCTCCAGTCTGCGTTCTGAAGTTCAGGGAAATAATGATTTTGAATGAGGAAGTGCGATTTGTGAACTGAAATGCCTTGATAAATAGTTTTTACTTAATGCCGCAAACAATAGCAGCTCCCTCGGTGTCTGTCCCCTTccaggtctctgtgtgtatgttctaTTTCCTTATAGAGAAACCGAATGGCATTGCAGATGAGAGGTTTTCTCACTGAAAACAAAGTTAGccgcattttcttcattagtttgATAAGCAATCACACCCTGCCCTTCCACCTAGCAGGTTGCCTCGTATTATCTGATGAGACGTGGTACTTTTGAAGTGGTGGCCAAGACTTGGTGCTTTTGAAAACAGCCATTTACTCTCCCTGTATTTCCTATCCCCTGGTTTCAACACACAGTCCTCCAAAAGGGGTGACAATGTGGTACCCATGAAATATTCAGAGGCAATGAAAGAATTGAAGAGATGAATAGCCATTAAAATTTTAAGGGCCTGGGTATGACGGGACAGCAGCATCTCTGGTAACCTGAGGACTGTGACGTCTTGGTCCCTTTGCAGAGCCGTGGCCAAGGGCTGCTGGCCACACATGCGGTAGACGCCGACTATTTCCATAGTTACGGGTAACCTGCTTTGGACCCATCCAAACACCTGATTATCTGTTCCGAGGAAGCAGGACTGCTGTTCGCCCATAATCACCTAAAAGGACTCTTACCCCCTAGTGGCGCTGTTCCTCTGTTTGCATTTCAAATTTTTAGGGCTTGTGTCCTTAAGCTGCAGTCAGAAAAGGCTTGTTTGTCCCTTTCCTAGAGGAGAGTACTCGCTTAGCTTTCTGAATTGAGGAAACACCCTTCCGGTGTCTGCAGAAGCAGCTCAAGGCAGCTTTAAGAGTTTAACGTGTAACATTCAAAAGTATCTGGTTAATAATGTTGTCTGCAAAGTTAAAGCTCAagttttttctgtgtgtgaggaATTCAGGAACTTCACGAGGCTTTTCCTGTAGTGAATGTGCTTCTTGTGTTTCCAACGTGACCTTCACGTTGCACTGTGCATGACTCTGAATTAAATCAACATATTTGTTTCTTATATGCTATACTCTGTGTATAAAGAGACGTAAGCCTCTTACCTGTTTATGGCTAAATCAAGGGATTCTAaacagggaattttttttaaagataatactGGACCTCGAGACAATCCTCTTGCATCAACCTCCTGAATGTTGGGGGTTACACTTGTGACCCTTCACACTCAGCAAGAGAGATTTTTGGCTAATGCTTAGTTCTCTACAGTTGGATGAACAATTTCTGGGCCTTTGAAATAATCCAGTGCAAATGTTAAAAGCTTTTAGAGCAGCGTTTGCCTTCTCTGTCGTGCACAGAGCCATAAGAACACAAGTCGCAGCTCCACGGTTGGCAGTGTTAGCTTTGGATAGCTTTCCGAGTTTTGCTTGAAACTGAAGGAAGCTGCAGTGCCAGCAAAGAGCTTGCACTAGCAGGCATCACCAACAGTTTGCACTAGCAGGCATCACCAACAGCTTGCACTAACAGGCATCACCAACAGCTTGCACTAGCAGGCATCACCAACAGCTTGTACTAGCAGGCATCACCAACAGCTTGTACTAGCAGGCATCACCAACAGCTTGCACTAGCAGGCAGCGCCAACAGCTTGCACTAGCAGGCAGCACAAATAGTGAAACTCAGTGTTCTGAGATCACTGAGAGCAGAGCCTGCAAGCCCAGGCCCACCGGCTCCCAGAGTGAAGAGGAGAGCCTGGTCGCAGCGTGCCTCCAAGCTCACCAGCATCTCCAGGTGGGGCACATTCCGTGGTTGCATGAGTGGCAGGCAGCCCTCCCATGGCTGCAGATAAAAGGCACTTGATTACGCCCTAACTCAGGACTCTCTTCCGATGCTTGCACACCTCCTGAGTGTCcccattttaattaattagctaTGATTGTCCTCAGAGAACCAGATGGCCCTGAATGAcagttcctctcccttctcctgtcCCCCTCAGAACTGAGAGTCTGCCTTACAGACAGTAGTGACAGCAACAGCTAACATTTCCTGTTTTCAGTGCCACAGTCTGGCCAAGCTGAGCACAGCAGCCACAAAACCTTCCCGGGGCTACAGGTGTGGAAACCACAGCTCTTCGGAGCCAGCATGACTTAAGTCTCCATTTCAGCTTCTCCTAGCATCTCGCCAGAGGTCAGACTTCTGAGTCAAAGGTGAAAGAAAACACTGCTTACAGGTGGTCGTTCCTTCATTGTCACCTGCATGATCATCACAGTCGCCCACGCAGAAGCAGCAGTAGCCAGCTACCTGCAAAAGGTCCACAAACCCTCAGGACCAAACCATCCTCCAGTCTAGTGCTCGGATAACAACTGATCAGCAGCAGAAAGAGTGTCACGTTTCTAAGACTGTATTGATGAGGGAACCCGGCAGAATGGTCGCTTGTCTGCGTGTGAcgcctgggggggaggggggggctttGCATCCCAGCTGGCCCAACGGCAGCCCTGGAAGGGGCCCAGGAGCCATATTAGAGCTTGCAGCCTGCAGCCAGGCCTGTGCAACCTTCTTAGAAATTAGGTATTTTATTAACtttctgagaattttatacatgcagCCAGTGTAACTCCTTCCAGAGCCGTACCCCCATCTCTCCCAGCTTCATATAACCAGCTCTCTAGTTTGTGTCCTATATACTCAGGGATGTGAACCCATCCGTGGATGACTTACCAGAGGTCTTAAATCGACTCTCCCTCCCGCAGAAACCATCAGGTGCCAGTGGCTTCCCGGGTAGATGTGTGAGTTCAcaaaacccccacccccaccacctttGGTGGATTGTTTACCGGTTAGATCTGGTAACCAAAGTCGCTGCGAGTTTATGAGAACAGGAGCCCTGTCGTGTTTTGATCCAATCATCCCTGACCTATGGCTGCTTCTGCGTGGTCATCACATTGactaagtttctctctctctctctctctctctctctctctctctctctctctctctctctctctctctctcttgcatgcacacacacgcacacaccctctTGCAGCCGGCACAGGTAGGGACCGCCTATCTTGTGGGCAGTCATACAGGTGTCCCGTCTATAGCGGAGCCCTCCACAGTCACTGACTCTCCGCTCTGACCAGTTGGGAATTTCCCTTCTAAGCGCCCTCTGTCCAATCTTTTGACATTGTAATTACCATGTTGTCATCTGCAATACTCACACTCAAGAAGGGCACACTCAGTCAAGTTACAAAGGCAGGTGGGCAGATTCGATGTTGTGTTGGGTCGTGTTCaaaactgtcctggaacatgtATGGCCTGTATGTAGACCTCAGGTTGGACGTACGACACTGGCAGAGAGTCCAAGTTTAGGTGCACACACAGGGTCAGAAGCAAGACCCTTCCTGAGACCTCCCTCCAGAGCAGCAGACCGACCAACAGCATTTGCACAAATCCACACCATCATAATGAGTGACCCAGGCCACCAGCCACTGAGCTCCTCGGCCCTATG
This genomic interval carries:
- the Ube2ql1 gene encoding ubiquitin-conjugating enzyme E2Q-like protein 1, which encodes MATLLRKIGLIRLHNRDTEDPKHHHNHRGGGGGQQSASLRGKGGGKSGGHKQQQQQQQQQHPGGAGDASPGPGKGKSKRSAELAARDKQPQPAAGAAGAAGAAGAGGPRERAAGARAGPGPAVAAAAAGGSLVPAARQQHCTQVRSRRLMKELQDIARLSDRFISVELVNESLFDWNVKLHQVDKDSVLWQDMKETNTEFILLNLTFPDNFPFSPPFMRVLSPRLENGYVLDGGAICMELLTPRGWSSAYTVEAVMRQFAASLVKGQGRICRKAGKSKKSFSRKEAEATFKSLVKTHEKYGWVTPPVSDG